In the genome of Bacillus sp. S3, one region contains:
- a CDS encoding transporter substrate-binding domain-containing protein: MRRQYIFLLLGLFLLGTLTACAEKDQLSDGTKLIDKEKFTFAASGEFKPFSYLNDDLSMTGFDVEVGNAVGKKLGLEPVQKRMKFKGLIEGIKTGRADAAVASHTINPDRAKQVAFSTPYYYSGPQIFTRPDSNIKTVEDIKGKEVAVAKGSTYAETAKKYTSNIKMYDSDITALKALSIGRHDAVITDFVTGKSSQKEGFNIKGQQLIERSEQAIVVPKDNPELLKRIDNALQQLREDGTLARISNKYFGQDITKKPE; encoded by the coding sequence ATGAGAAGACAATACATATTTTTACTATTGGGCTTATTTTTACTAGGTACACTGACTGCCTGTGCCGAAAAGGACCAGCTTTCAGATGGGACAAAGCTGATTGACAAGGAGAAATTTACTTTTGCAGCTTCTGGTGAATTTAAACCCTTTAGCTATCTGAACGATGACCTATCAATGACAGGTTTCGATGTTGAGGTAGGGAATGCTGTTGGAAAAAAATTAGGACTTGAACCAGTACAAAAGAGGATGAAATTTAAAGGACTCATTGAGGGCATCAAAACAGGCAGGGCAGACGCAGCTGTTGCCAGCCACACCATTAACCCCGACCGTGCCAAGCAAGTTGCATTTTCCACTCCATACTACTACTCAGGACCACAAATCTTTACAAGGCCTGACAGCAATATTAAAACAGTAGAGGACATAAAAGGTAAAGAAGTGGCCGTAGCGAAAGGGTCTACCTATGCGGAGACGGCCAAAAAGTATACGAGCAATATTAAAATGTATGATAGTGATATTACGGCATTAAAGGCACTTAGTATCGGAAGGCATGATGCTGTTATTACTGATTTTGTTACGGGGAAAAGTTCCCAGAAAGAAGGTTTTAACATTAAAGGACAGCAGCTTATAGAGCGAAGCGAGCAGGCAATTGTTGTACCTAAGGACAATCCGGAACTCTTAAAACGGATAGATAATGCACTACAACAACTTCGTGAAGACGGTACACTTGCCCGGATCAGCAATAAATATTTTGGGCAGGATATTACAAAAAAACCAGAATAG
- a CDS encoding amino acid ABC transporter ATP-binding protein encodes MNGREMIKIENLNKSFGSLHVLKDIDMSVYESDVVCLVGASGSGKSTLLRCLNFLEKKDKGSILIRGEKISPDTHNLNHVRQTVGMVFQHFNLFPHKTVLENIIEAPTIVKKIPKGQAVEEARELLQKVGLEDKADVYPSKLSGGQKQRVAIARSLAMRPDIMLFDEPTSALDPELVGEVLTTMKELADEGMTMVVVTHEMGFAREVADWIVYMNEGRIVEKDRPIEFFENPKEERTKEFLKTTMLK; translated from the coding sequence ATGAATGGACGAGAAATGATTAAAATAGAAAACTTGAACAAATCTTTTGGCAGTTTGCACGTTCTAAAGGATATTGATATGTCTGTCTACGAAAGCGACGTTGTTTGTCTGGTTGGGGCCTCTGGATCCGGTAAAAGTACGCTCCTAAGATGCCTTAACTTTTTGGAAAAAAAGGACAAGGGGAGTATTCTTATCCGTGGAGAAAAGATATCGCCCGATACCCATAATCTTAACCATGTCCGTCAAACAGTAGGAATGGTTTTCCAGCATTTTAACCTCTTTCCGCATAAAACGGTTCTTGAAAATATTATTGAAGCCCCAACTATAGTGAAAAAGATTCCTAAAGGTCAGGCGGTGGAAGAAGCGAGGGAGCTGCTCCAAAAAGTGGGGCTCGAGGATAAGGCAGATGTTTATCCGAGCAAGCTGTCAGGAGGGCAGAAACAGCGTGTGGCCATAGCAAGATCTCTAGCGATGAGGCCGGATATTATGCTCTTTGATGAACCAACATCAGCCCTTGATCCAGAGCTGGTCGGAGAGGTTTTAACTACAATGAAGGAGCTGGCTGATGAAGGAATGACCATGGTGGTCGTGACCCATGAAATGGGTTTTGCCCGCGAGGTCGCTGATTGGATTGTATACATGAATGAAGGAAGAATCGTCGAAAAAGATAGACCGATAGAATTCTTTGAAAATCCGAAAGAAGAACGGACGAAAGAATTCCTTAAAACTACCATGCTCAAATAG
- a CDS encoding amino acid ABC transporter permease, whose protein sequence is MPSFSHFLHTFFSSKGLFIDATILTLELTIVSILIGIIIGLFFALLKISRIKILEYISNGYVFLVRGTPLIVQIFILYFGFSGIFLIPDFWAAALALAFHNGAYIAEIFRGTIQSVDKGQMEAGRSLGMTRGVTLRRIILPQAFRRALPPLGNQFIIGLKDSSLAAFISMNELFNVATTLGSNNFDEMTYLLIVAVYYLVLVALLTMMVSMFEKKLAVSDR, encoded by the coding sequence TTGCCTAGTTTTTCACATTTTTTACATACGTTTTTCAGTAGTAAGGGCCTTTTCATAGATGCTACAATACTAACCCTAGAGCTTACTATAGTTTCAATATTAATAGGAATTATTATTGGCTTATTCTTTGCCCTATTAAAAATATCGAGAATTAAAATTCTGGAGTATATTTCAAATGGTTATGTGTTCCTTGTGCGCGGAACACCGCTTATTGTTCAGATTTTCATTCTGTATTTTGGCTTTAGCGGAATTTTCCTAATTCCCGACTTTTGGGCAGCAGCTCTTGCTCTTGCCTTTCATAACGGTGCCTACATTGCAGAAATCTTTCGCGGAACGATCCAATCAGTTGATAAAGGACAAATGGAGGCTGGCCGTTCACTGGGAATGACCAGGGGTGTTACACTGCGCAGGATCATCCTTCCACAAGCGTTTAGAAGGGCACTTCCTCCACTTGGGAACCAATTTATTATTGGACTTAAGGATTCATCATTGGCAGCCTTCATTTCGATGAATGAATTATTTAATGTTGCGACCACACTGGGTTCCAATAATTTTGATGAAATGACGTACCTGTTAATTGTTGCCGTTTATTATCTAGTGCTCGTTGCATTATTAACCATGATGGTAAGTATGTTTGAAAAGAAATTGGCAGTCAGTGATCGATAG
- a CDS encoding ABC transporter ATP-binding protein: MTIFTIDDVRKTFTNGDVKEEILKGINLTLQEGEVTALVGASGSGKSTLLTIAAGLQPASNGKVVFDGNNMTVMNSEQVRKIRASKFGFVFQFAHLVPFLTVEEQLMLMLDVSESKMKKREQKKEIDKILNLVEMDHRKNAYPSSLSGGEKQRVAIARAIIHKPKVLFADEPTASLDTKRSKDVMALIRNLTKTLNITTLMVTHDGEMLSYADHIIKMSDGMVLQSGK; this comes from the coding sequence ATGACAATATTCACAATAGATGATGTAAGAAAAACCTTTACGAACGGTGATGTAAAGGAAGAAATACTAAAAGGAATTAATCTAACTCTTCAAGAGGGAGAAGTAACAGCATTAGTGGGCGCCTCCGGTTCTGGTAAAAGTACACTCCTTACAATTGCTGCAGGACTTCAACCCGCATCAAATGGAAAAGTGGTTTTCGATGGGAATAATATGACTGTTATGAATTCTGAACAAGTTCGAAAAATACGGGCAAGTAAATTTGGTTTCGTTTTTCAATTTGCCCATCTTGTTCCTTTTCTCACAGTAGAAGAGCAGCTCATGTTAATGTTGGATGTATCTGAATCTAAAATGAAGAAACGTGAACAAAAAAAAGAAATTGATAAAATCTTAAACCTAGTTGAAATGGATCATCGAAAAAATGCCTATCCATCCTCGTTATCCGGAGGGGAAAAACAGCGGGTTGCCATTGCTCGTGCAATCATCCATAAGCCTAAAGTTCTCTTTGCAGATGAACCTACTGCAAGTTTAGATACAAAAAGGTCAAAAGATGTTATGGCGTTAATCCGGAATTTAACTAAAACATTGAACATTACGACGCTAATGGTTACCCATGATGGGGAAATGCTTTCCTACGCTGACCATATCATTAAGATGAGCGATGGAATGGTTTTGCAAAGCGGAAAATAA
- a CDS encoding cytochrome c oxidase subunit 2A, translating to MAATKGNKKNEAHEAPLKGTWISVGVVGVVILLTYLLLYGLFMTRL from the coding sequence ATGGCAGCTACAAAGGGTAACAAAAAAAATGAAGCACACGAAGCTCCGCTTAAAGGAACCTGGATTTCCGTGGGTGTAGTAGGGGTAGTCATTCTTCTTACGTATTTACTGTTATACGGGCTATTTATGACGAGATTATAG
- a CDS encoding NlpC/P60 family protein, which yields MIRKLFKYSLSAVVLAAMIQVTPAFASPEDSPVTQGQINETQGQIEDFETKIQQLDDRIIIAMEKSQKLHDNIAAQQGKINDTEAEIEKAKKSLDLHKKIYSERLKSIQAEGTQSIATYAEILLSSNNFSDFLSRFTAISKIMESDTDLLNGLTEKDQVLKAAEEKLHNELDKLKNSQEELASEQKKIEENKNEIARALADAKNRLQNQQDQLAEQKAEEEAEQQARLAQQQQTQQQTQLAQQQPSVNNASQSAPSVEVANIANTDAASAVIAYAKQFLGVPYVWGGTKPSGFDCSGFTSYVYRSVGINLPRVSRDQQNFGTRISPSQVQPGDLVFRGSPAHHVGIYIGDGKYIHAPQTGDVVKISSYDSSKFSSAARVLH from the coding sequence ATGATAAGAAAATTATTCAAATATTCGCTGTCGGCAGTGGTCCTTGCCGCAATGATTCAAGTAACACCTGCTTTTGCGAGTCCAGAAGATTCACCCGTAACACAAGGGCAAATCAATGAGACACAAGGACAAATTGAAGATTTCGAAACAAAGATTCAACAATTAGACGACCGCATCATCATTGCAATGGAGAAAAGTCAAAAACTTCACGATAATATTGCCGCACAGCAAGGTAAAATTAATGATACAGAGGCTGAAATTGAAAAAGCCAAGAAATCTCTCGATCTACATAAAAAAATCTATTCTGAGCGACTAAAAAGCATTCAGGCTGAAGGAACGCAGTCAATCGCCACATATGCTGAGATTTTGCTTTCCTCTAACAACTTTTCTGATTTTTTATCTCGGTTTACTGCTATTTCAAAGATTATGGAAAGTGATACAGACTTATTAAATGGATTAACTGAAAAAGACCAAGTATTAAAAGCGGCAGAGGAAAAATTACATAATGAATTAGACAAATTAAAAAATAGCCAGGAAGAATTAGCTTCCGAACAAAAAAAGATTGAAGAAAATAAAAACGAAATTGCCAGGGCATTAGCAGATGCGAAAAACAGATTACAAAACCAACAGGATCAACTGGCAGAACAAAAGGCTGAAGAAGAGGCAGAGCAGCAAGCTCGTTTAGCCCAGCAGCAACAAACTCAACAGCAAACCCAATTAGCCCAGCAGCAGCCTTCAGTAAACAATGCTTCACAGTCAGCTCCTTCCGTTGAAGTGGCTAATATTGCTAACACTGATGCCGCAAGTGCGGTTATTGCGTATGCAAAACAATTTTTAGGCGTTCCTTACGTATGGGGCGGAACAAAGCCAAGTGGATTTGATTGTTCTGGCTTCACTTCGTATGTGTATCGTTCAGTGGGCATTAATCTTCCGAGGGTATCACGAGACCAGCAAAATTTCGGGACAAGAATTTCTCCGAGTCAAGTACAGCCTGGAGATTTAGTATTCAGGGGTTCCCCTGCCCATCATGTAGGTATTTATATTGGAGACGGGAAATACATCCATGCCCCGCAAACGGGTGATGTTGTGAAAATATCTTCTTATGATTCGTCTAAATTTTCTAGTGCTGCTAGAGTATTGCATTAA
- the cyoE gene encoding heme o synthase — protein MNKNSIAAPQNGGGAALSNSTLFADLRSLFKAPVLIANVLPVFTGFWLALYFTGASFNDYWDLFLLTIIGSTLVMAGALVINNWYDVDIDTVMDRTKNRPTVTGHFSLKTVLTLGIALSILGFILLLFITVEAAIYGFIGWFTYVILYTMWSKRRYTLNTVIGSVSGAVTPLIGWTAIESGFHMIPIMLALILFIFQMPHTFAIAIKKYDEYKAAGVAMLPVVYGLAMTKRQMAVYVACLLPLPFYLAPLGTTFVILATLLNIGWLVVSIYGFFTKNDLKWAHVNFLYSVNYITIMFLMMVIVTLPVFS, from the coding sequence ATGAATAAGAATAGCATTGCTGCTCCACAAAATGGTGGGGGAGCTGCTTTGTCGAATTCTACTTTATTTGCTGATTTACGGTCACTTTTTAAAGCGCCGGTATTAATAGCAAACGTTTTGCCTGTGTTTACAGGATTTTGGTTAGCTCTTTATTTTACCGGAGCTTCTTTTAATGATTACTGGGATTTGTTTTTGCTCACGATTATTGGCAGTACGCTTGTTATGGCGGGGGCACTTGTGATCAATAACTGGTACGATGTGGATATTGACACTGTTATGGATAGAACGAAGAATCGTCCTACGGTAACGGGGCATTTTTCGCTTAAAACGGTTTTAACTTTAGGAATAGCTCTGTCTATTCTTGGATTTATTCTTTTACTGTTCATAACCGTTGAGGCTGCTATTTATGGGTTCATCGGATGGTTTACCTATGTAATCTTATATACGATGTGGTCAAAACGCAGATATACACTTAATACCGTAATCGGAAGTGTTTCCGGTGCTGTTACACCTTTAATTGGCTGGACGGCGATAGAATCAGGCTTTCATATGATCCCGATTATGCTCGCACTCATTTTGTTTATTTTTCAAATGCCGCATACCTTCGCGATAGCCATCAAGAAATACGATGAATATAAAGCGGCAGGGGTTGCCATGCTTCCAGTTGTGTACGGCTTAGCGATGACGAAGCGGCAAATGGCAGTATATGTTGCCTGTTTATTGCCATTACCTTTTTATCTGGCCCCGCTTGGGACAACGTTTGTTATACTCGCCACGCTGCTTAATATTGGCTGGCTGGTTGTAAGTATATACGGATTTTTCACGAAAAATGATCTTAAATGGGCCCACGTGAATTTTCTTTATTCGGTCAACTATATAACCATTATGTTTCTGATGATGGTTATTGTGACATTACCTGTATTTAGTTAA
- a CDS encoding ABC transporter permease, which produces MNIAWKEIKKNKMRFVILGSIVFLVSFLTFIISGLANGLSHDNAALIKDLPDGYFYMTKDAEETYNLSRIDISTQDQMLQSRKDATAFSIQMGFVNDSTGKQRSVAFVTSTHSKYFQNVKKGEIVLDRSLEDEGIKIGDSLTNNQYSGKFIVKGFADQSKYSHAPVAFISLADYKEMYRANEMQLIFAPEGDSSQVPASLQTFSKKQFLNTISSYKAEQTSLNMIVWFLVVISGMLFAIFFYMMNVQKMGLYGILKAIGLKTSALFKMMWTQMIFITVIALGLSVALSHAFNIVAPKGMPFSLTSGTTIQLSIVFLIIGFVGATLSGIQIKKVEPLHAIQQGEV; this is translated from the coding sequence ATGAACATTGCATGGAAAGAAATTAAGAAAAATAAAATGAGGTTTGTCATTTTAGGTTCAATCGTTTTTCTCGTTAGTTTCTTAACGTTTATTATATCTGGTTTGGCAAATGGATTATCACATGACAATGCAGCACTAATTAAAGATTTACCGGATGGTTATTTCTATATGACCAAGGATGCAGAAGAAACTTATAATCTATCAAGAATAGATATCAGTACTCAGGATCAAATGTTGCAAAGTCGAAAGGATGCTACAGCCTTTTCAATTCAAATGGGATTTGTAAATGATAGTACGGGGAAACAACGCAGTGTTGCTTTTGTTACATCGACACATTCAAAGTATTTTCAAAACGTAAAAAAGGGAGAAATTGTACTGGATCGCTCACTAGAAGATGAGGGGATAAAAATCGGAGATTCCTTAACGAATAATCAATACAGCGGCAAGTTTATTGTAAAAGGTTTTGCGGATCAGAGTAAATACAGTCATGCTCCTGTCGCTTTTATAAGTTTAGCAGACTATAAAGAAATGTATCGAGCCAATGAAATGCAATTGATTTTCGCACCGGAAGGGGATTCATCACAAGTACCCGCTAGCTTGCAAACTTTTTCAAAAAAACAGTTCCTTAATACCATTTCAAGTTATAAAGCGGAACAGACGTCCTTAAATATGATTGTTTGGTTTTTAGTTGTCATCAGCGGTATGTTGTTTGCCATCTTTTTCTACATGATGAACGTTCAAAAAATGGGTCTATATGGAATTCTGAAAGCAATTGGTTTAAAAACAAGTGCCTTGTTCAAAATGATGTGGACACAGATGATTTTTATTACGGTCATTGCACTTGGTCTTTCGGTTGCCCTTAGTCATGCTTTTAATATAGTGGCGCCTAAAGGTATGCCGTTTAGTTTAACCTCTGGGACAACCATCCAATTATCAATTGTTTTCCTCATAATCGGATTTGTTGGGGCGACGCTTTCCGGTATCCAAATAAAAAAAGTCGAACCGCTGCATGCCATACAACAAGGAGAGGTCTAA
- a CDS encoding cytochrome c oxidase subunit II — MKMHLDEKIWLTLSFGMIMIFMFITGYQAFAYDMEPPSNKEIIDPQKVDQTAPFDKPGITKIGENEYEIVMTLQIFSFNPGNIEVPAGSTVHFILTSKDVVHGFEVAETNLNAMVMPGHIQKITQKFDKPGSYLVLCNEYCGAGHQMMSTTITVK, encoded by the coding sequence ATGAAGATGCATCTGGATGAAAAGATATGGCTGACCTTAAGTTTTGGAATGATAATGATTTTTATGTTTATAACTGGTTACCAAGCCTTCGCGTACGATATGGAGCCGCCAAGTAATAAAGAAATAATAGATCCGCAAAAAGTAGATCAAACAGCACCATTTGATAAGCCGGGAATTACAAAGATTGGTGAAAATGAATATGAAATCGTTATGACATTGCAAATCTTTAGTTTTAATCCAGGTAATATTGAAGTGCCTGCCGGATCTACCGTCCATTTTATCTTAACTTCTAAAGATGTTGTCCATGGATTCGAAGTGGCTGAAACAAACCTAAATGCGATGGTCATGCCGGGGCATATTCAAAAGATTACGCAAAAATTTGATAAGCCTGGTTCCTATTTAGTGTTATGTAATGAATATTGCGGTGCCGGACACCAAATGATGAGTACTACGATTACGGTTAAATAA
- a CDS encoding GlsB/YeaQ/YmgE family stress response membrane protein, with protein sequence MSLITFIITVIIAMIIGIVAEKLAPVKMPGSWAGAIVAGFIGAWVGEYLFGAWGPMLAGFSLVPALIGAFIVVIAVGAIAKFLK encoded by the coding sequence ATGAGTTTAATTACGTTTATTATTACAGTTATTATCGCGATGATAATTGGTATTGTTGCGGAAAAATTGGCACCTGTTAAGATGCCTGGAAGCTGGGCTGGGGCTATCGTTGCTGGTTTCATTGGGGCTTGGGTTGGTGAATATTTATTTGGGGCATGGGGTCCTATGTTAGCGGGCTTTTCATTGGTTCCCGCTCTGATCGGTGCTTTTATCGTTGTGATCGCTGTCGGTGCTATTGCTAAGTTCTTAAAATAA
- a CDS encoding polyprenyl synthetase family protein, with the protein MNEELIKNAETSYRRAEQKAAQYFHSLNVLVAQKSYVPALTKDIQSWKLNHIHHPLLSLFSRGKRKSDSLEYHHYIQWLNYTGKLDNYLDRSISYLFMRDLGKALDSPETQTKVRQVVDRLKDQLTTRNDKNEMFSMAGLYRWAQREGIEMTVIWLINKLKTVSVNIHERMDVEHAQRKLIKIIAGVVMHTYEEMEDHTSAEERSKNLDEAVRIGYAYGLTYPFIDDLLDSKVLSDTEKKQYSDLIRTTLITGSVPELGEWFGENMSLMRYIHSELREGFNYIKSIQRPGKLKTFFEQSYVFFHSQEVDRVKELSNTKYTNDELYIPIILKSSSSRLIVRSVLSAPKDEGFDNRTFYYGIYNQLADDFADMFDDMKNGAVTPFTYYLNYHEQRPDLINPFELYWAVISNLIHHVYHSDPKTCEVILDRAINGLKRFKKRMGIAKYNEVMGLFASGNPKFNKLIQKMVLKADDVDFFDKLLRDHMISNLKNDRKDQEEFLDTIETVRDRINHILPIPAVNNESPIIEAANYSLEGDGKRLRPIMTWVMGVNEYGLNSAAIDPLLRSLEYMHNASLIFDDLPSQDNASIRRGRPTLHQVYNNAIAELTGLFLTQKAIEEQASLDKFDSKTVLHLIHYSARVTGEMCKGQAMDLESKGKLLTLEQLNLMCFYKTGIAFEASLIMPAILAHAGEFEIDALKKFARHAGIAFQIKDDLLDVEGDQSLIGKPIGKDAENNNSTFVSILGADGARKEMWDHYCFAMETLQEVPRNTTFLKHLLNYIVNRDH; encoded by the coding sequence ATGAATGAAGAGTTAATAAAAAATGCCGAGACATCCTATCGGCGGGCTGAGCAGAAGGCGGCACAATATTTTCACTCACTTAATGTGCTAGTCGCACAAAAATCATATGTTCCTGCCTTAACAAAGGATATACAATCGTGGAAACTGAACCATATTCATCACCCATTATTATCCTTGTTTTCCCGTGGAAAAAGAAAATCTGATTCCTTAGAGTATCATCATTATATCCAATGGCTCAATTATACTGGAAAACTAGATAATTACCTTGATCGGAGCATCTCTTATCTTTTCATGCGGGATCTTGGCAAGGCGCTCGACTCTCCTGAAACACAAACAAAGGTTCGTCAAGTAGTTGATCGTTTAAAGGATCAGCTTACAACCCGGAATGATAAAAATGAAATGTTTAGCATGGCAGGGTTGTATCGGTGGGCTCAGAGGGAAGGTATCGAAATGACCGTTATTTGGCTGATTAATAAGCTGAAAACGGTATCCGTCAATATTCATGAAAGGATGGATGTCGAGCATGCTCAGCGAAAACTGATTAAGATTATTGCAGGGGTAGTGATGCATACCTATGAAGAGATGGAGGATCATACATCTGCCGAAGAACGCAGTAAAAATCTTGATGAAGCAGTCAGGATCGGCTATGCCTACGGGCTTACCTATCCCTTCATTGATGATCTCCTCGACTCCAAAGTCTTGTCTGACACGGAGAAGAAGCAATATTCTGATTTGATCAGGACCACTCTTATCACCGGTTCTGTGCCCGAATTAGGCGAGTGGTTTGGGGAAAACATGAGCCTGATGCGATATATTCATTCTGAACTCCGAGAGGGTTTTAATTATATTAAGTCAATCCAACGGCCAGGGAAATTGAAAACTTTTTTCGAGCAGTCCTATGTGTTTTTTCATTCTCAGGAAGTAGATCGTGTTAAGGAACTATCCAATACAAAATACACCAATGATGAACTTTACATCCCAATCATTTTAAAATCCTCTTCTTCCCGTTTGATTGTCCGTTCCGTCCTTAGTGCGCCTAAAGACGAGGGCTTTGATAACCGAACCTTCTATTATGGAATATATAACCAGCTTGCAGATGATTTTGCCGATATGTTTGATGACATGAAGAACGGAGCGGTAACACCTTTTACTTATTATTTGAACTATCATGAACAACGCCCTGATTTAATTAACCCCTTTGAATTATATTGGGCAGTCATCTCTAATTTGATCCATCATGTGTATCACTCAGATCCCAAGACATGTGAGGTAATTTTAGACCGTGCCATAAATGGCTTAAAAAGATTTAAAAAAAGAATGGGAATCGCAAAATATAACGAGGTAATGGGGCTATTTGCTTCAGGAAATCCGAAATTCAATAAACTCATTCAAAAGATGGTTCTTAAAGCAGATGATGTTGATTTCTTCGATAAATTGCTTCGCGACCATATGATTTCTAATTTGAAAAATGACAGAAAGGATCAGGAAGAGTTTTTAGATACGATTGAAACTGTTCGAGATCGGATTAACCATATCTTGCCTATTCCAGCTGTTAATAATGAATCACCAATAATTGAGGCAGCCAATTACAGCCTTGAAGGCGATGGAAAGCGGCTCCGGCCCATCATGACTTGGGTGATGGGTGTGAATGAATATGGATTAAATAGCGCAGCAATCGATCCGCTTTTAAGGTCATTGGAATATATGCATAATGCATCATTAATCTTCGATGATCTGCCTTCCCAGGATAATGCTTCCATCCGCAGAGGGCGGCCAACCTTACATCAGGTGTACAACAATGCCATAGCGGAATTAACTGGTCTCTTTCTGACTCAGAAGGCAATTGAAGAACAAGCATCACTTGACAAGTTCGATTCAAAAACGGTGCTTCATTTAATTCATTATTCTGCCCGTGTAACAGGGGAAATGTGTAAGGGGCAGGCGATGGATCTTGAGTCCAAAGGGAAACTATTAACACTAGAACAACTGAATCTTATGTGCTTTTATAAAACAGGAATCGCATTCGAAGCTTCGCTCATCATGCCTGCCATACTCGCACATGCAGGGGAATTCGAAATCGATGCATTGAAAAAATTCGCCCGTCATGCAGGAATTGCCTTTCAAATTAAAGATGACCTGCTGGATGTTGAAGGAGACCAAAGCCTGATTGGAAAGCCCATTGGAAAAGACGCAGAAAACAACAATTCGACGTTTGTGTCAATTCTTGGGGCAGATGGTGCTAGAAAAGAGATGTGGGACCATTACTGTTTTGCTATGGAAACACTTCAGGAAGTGCCGCGCAATACTACTTTTTTAAAGCATTTATTGAATTATATAGTGAACCGCGATCATTAA